One Anguilla rostrata isolate EN2019 chromosome 15, ASM1855537v3, whole genome shotgun sequence genomic window, aTCACATTGAGTAGCCTACGCATCGTGTAACTGAATTTATGTAGTTAGTTTCCTGGGTGCAGGTTGGtcattttcataacatttttgtgaacaaaccatatttcatataattattttaaaaatcaatgaaaaaacacCATTTTCAGGATGTGGTACTCTGGTAGGCCGAAGAAACccatccatccctccccctctctctctctctctctgtctctcgctctctctctctctctaggtgTCAGTGAGTCGGTGATGGGTTGGCTATTGTTCACTTGGTTCAATGTGTTTCCACGTCAGCATTCCTGTGAACTGGTTTTCCTGTCATAGTACTGTCACATTCAGTCACTGAGCACTGGAGTGATCCTGACTGGGGAGCTTTGCCTGGGAAACTCAACAGGTTTGTTTTTACAGGCCAAGAGgcaaacaaaaagaataaacagTGTCActctattttcattttaaaaatatcatggaggtatttcacaaagcataattaatgaattaactgTAAAAATCTAGAAAATTTTTTGATTTGATGAAATCTAAATCTGAAGCCTGAATGagttggaaaatattttgctcatatttttacataaatacatttcttcatCATGCTGTTGTGCTGTTTCATACTGTTACACAGTGTGCTAATTGTATAAAGTAATGCACAGACCACTAAAATGAGTAAGTCATGCTcttaatacatttcacatttttatatacagtaaattGAATGGAATTAGATTCACACTTAATGTTACCAGTAATGTGGGACATGATTGTTTTTCATGAATGAATGCCAGAAACTGATGTGGAACATATTCCTCTATCTGGTTCACAATATTCATCTTGAAATTCTActattgaaagaaaaacataaattgaGAGGGGTCATATTACTTAGACACATTTTATTGGAGAACAGAAATCATGTCGTACATTCTGGCCCTGTCGTGGGACTGGTCATAGAACAGCCAGTGGCCTTCCATCAGGTTACAGGAGTGGATGTCGGACATGTGGATGCAGCCCATGGTGTTGAGGCAGTCAACCATCTACTCCATCTTCTGGCCTCCCACGTCAGGCTGCTCACAGAGCCTCAATAAACCATAGTGCTGTAGGAGATTGAATAACCAAGCCATTCAAAATAAGGGGTGAACAATTTGTTGCCTCTGATCTCTATATCAAAAGTGCAGTCAATCTGGAATGCTCCTACACCAATTTGTAACAGTAATCAgtaaatgtttcattgtttcCCTATTGTGATGTACTTTTGGTACTTTTGGTTAGATGTATTCATTTAAAGGTTGTTAAAATTTCCAAAATATTGgcattattaaaaacatttcatttgcaattgcagcaatatttttcatgttaggTTAGGGGTCCCACTGTTGCACACAGAGGCTGAGAAActacaaaaaactgaaaaagtcaCTGTCAGTACCAGAATATGATTTGAACtttataaatgattaatttattgtgGGCTGGGAAAACTTACTAGGTTCCCTGAAATGCATGTCAAAAATGAGCATATTATTACAGATTACAGAACAAAATTCCTTCATGCAAGTGCATGTATATCCCCCACTGGCCAGTAAGTGTTCAGTCATGGTCACATGCCAAAATCCTCAAATAATCCCACAGTTTACCATGGGGAGGAGGGTGCCTGATGCCGATCGGTTGCTGattgtctgtgtgttctcccctcTTCAGAACGTAATAGTTTCTGATGTAGTTGGAGCAGTCAGAGGCCATCAAACGGCCGCTTTCCACCCAATGGTGTTGCAGTGGTTAAAGTATAAGTGCAGGTCTGCGCAGTCACTCATGCACTCATGGTGCCAACATTCAACACTGTCTTCGTAGACTATCTACAAAAATGGACCATGCTTTGTTTACagtgtccagttttttttcaagttgctcaaaggaagaaaaaaaacattccatagaATAATAACCAGTAATACAGATGCCCTATGGTGGAGGTATAGATGTGACAAGACTGTTCGAGATTAAAAcacttcttatttttttgtgtaggGGAATTATGTTTCAGTAAATGATGTATAGAATGCTAGAGCACTTGTCCTTTACCTTTTCCCCTGTCATGGGCATGTTAACTTGTGAAGTATCGCcgctctcattccctctctctccagctccttTTATAAAAATGGAAGCAGATGTTTGATGGCACAGCATAAAGTATTGTCATTCAAATCACTCCTTGTCTGCTATTACAGTCGAGCATATATATGGCTGCAGTTTGGTGTGTAATCAGTaattgttctgtgtttttttcccacaagttCATCACAATTGACAGAAAAGGCTACTGTACACTAGCCCACCCTGCAATCTCTGTGGCATCAGCAGATTATCACAGAAAACCAATGGCCATCCAAACCATCATTAACATGCAGACCTCAACACATAAGGCCTGGCAGTCCCTGGATTTAAACAGGTCTGTGTGTTGGTAAAGGAGAATATTTCTGGGCACCATTATATTGTTCTTGATGCCAGAAAACAAGGAGTGTATACAGAAAAATGGGCCTGGCCTCAGCTGCCTTTACAAATACCAATTTATCTGTCCTAACATGCAAGATGAAACTCTGACCTGATGAGGGCAAGGAGTTTATAGCAGCCAACAGAAATGCACATAACTCTAAAATAATCacacttcccagcatgcaatgccaCACTGATTGCAGGTACACAGATGCCTTGATAGTCATACTTTTTCAGCAATGAGTGAATTCAGTAATTGAACATACTTTGTTGCAAATGTGCCATCTTCCCTCTGTTAATGCAAATGATGTGTTTCagagtatatttttatttaaatgcaaccATTTTCATAAATTGCAGAGTGGAAGGAAGCAATATTTGTGGCCATTAAGTGTGGAACCAAAATTCTGCAGAGATCAAAAGCACCTAAAAGTTTTCCCCAAACAAGCCAGGTGTATCACGTAACTAACAACCAAGAAACCAAATGACATTACCAAGTCCCAACACAGTTCCCAAAATTCAGAATTTATTCAAAGCTTCCTAAaaactcagattttttttttttttaaagtaatttttagAAATGCACTAACAATGGTGAATTGTTGATATAATATATTGAAAACATACGTGTTTATCTAAAATTATAGATGCAGAAATCCTAAAAATCAGCAATATGCTGGTTTTAGCTGGTAACCATTTTGGGATTCTGAACTATCCCAAAAAAACATCCTCATTTAACCATACCCGAATGGACTCATATGGAAGGACTGTCTACTTCAGGATAAAAGGTTTGTACACctgcagtaaaaggatgagtAATGGGATGGCTGACTATTTATTCAAAGTGTGTACACTATTAGTATTAGAGATGTCCATGTTTATGTTTCTGACTTATTACAAAATTGTgttatattttacactgttgCATGCTGCAGCAAGGTATGCAGAGCTGTGAAATTCAGAAACATGAGGAGGAGGGTAAAAATGATCAGGTACAAAGTTTGTGCTTTTCTCcaattcattaaatttatttcaaaccTTTGTATTGCAACACAAATGAATTTTTATAGGCTGCAATCATTCAAAAGGTAAGCTCAATGATTTCCCAGATTCGGTTAGGCTTtgaaaagacagagaggagaagaaaggcaTTCAGTAATCCATGATGCGCCTGACGGACCCGATCCTGGAGCTCATCCCGCCCCAGTCACCGTACCTCCGGTACTCTCCAGGCCTCATGTAGTACATCCGGCCTCTGTAGTGGGGCTGGTCATAGAACAGCCAGTGGCCTTCCATCACATTACAGGACTGGATGTCGGACATGTGGAAGCGGTCCATGAAGTTGGGGCAGTCGTCCATCAGCTCCATCATCTGGCCTCCAAACTCCATCCTTTCATAGAATCGCATTCTGTGGGACCCCCTCATCTATTTGTAAAAGGATTAGATTGATATTATCACCTGCTATACCACACCAGAATGTtaatattagcattttaaataaaaactaagtTAAATGCAGTTAAACTAGACAAAGCTACTTCCAGATCAAAATGATCTTGTTTTCAGTAGATAATCCTGATCTAAGATAATTATCGTTTAAAATTCTAAAGTTGGACAAAGTGGATAGGAAAGCATTGTGAAGCTGGCAGTTTAGAAGCAATTTGGTTCCAGGAAAGGACCAGGAATCTCTGTCATGTATTATTTTGCCTCCTGTGTGGGGGCAAAAACTTACCATGGGTAAGTTACTCGCTGTGAAAGAGGCTACCCAAGGTGTACTATAGGATGAAGGAGGAAGACTTCTGCTCCAGCCTCTTCACAGACCCACAGCCAGGCCACAGTTTCAGACACTTACCATGGGGATCATGCGGCAGGAGCGGATACTGTCAGACATGCCCATCCAGCGGTGGTAGTCGGGGTATTCCCCACGGCTCAGGAAGTACTGGTGGCCCATGTAGTTGGAGTGCTCATACAGCATGAAGCAGCCGCTCGACACTCTGCAGGAGTTGCAGCGGCTGAAGTAGGAGCTGAGGTCAGTACAGTCATTCATGCACTCGTAGTGGCGACCTCCAAAGTTCCTTTCCTCGTAGAAGATGATCTGCACCCCAAACCAACAGAAGAAGTTGcctcaatcacacacaaaccaacaaaCTGCACAGTGTATGCAACAAGCTAATGCTAGCACCAAATGCCATACTCAGAGGAGCAAAATGGTATACGCTAATACCTATTTGAGGAAGCATATATCTCCAATACATTTGCTGGGTGGCTCCTTAAGACTGAGTGCAGAACAGAGAGCAGGCCTGTGAAAGTGTAGGCTTACCTTTCCCATTTTGCTCTGGTTGTGGTGATACCTTTGCAGTGCTGGTTGAGGACACCACCTGCAGTATTTATAGGAGAAGCAGTGTGCAGAGTATGCAAATGTCATTCATGTTCTAAAACCACAGAACCTTTTGCCACTGTGTCATCATTTTACCCAAAAGAGACAATTATGTGttaaaaaatcctaaaaaaGGGCGGAAAGAGAACAATTTGGTAGTCTTTGTCTCTTAGGATGACTGGCCCAAAgatatttttacagatttttctGCAGCACAAAGACAGGCATTATTTTCACAACAAAGACTCAAGACTAAAAGATGACTATGCAGGCTTACCCTATGCAAAAGGGCTTTTGTCTTGCTTTCTACTTTATAGCTCTCCGCCAGGGCCGGGTGAGAACTTTCTCTATCATCATGTAGAACGTTTGTTTATGTAAACTGTTTTGTCTTCCGTTAGACTTTGTTGACTCAAGCCTCCTTAAATCAGGGTTGTCAGACTCCTGGAGGCCTGGATTCTGGTTTGTGTTTGCACTTAAACAGAATCATTTAAGTTGCTGATGGAATTTGATTACCCCTGTCCTAATCCTacctgccatttttaaaaatgttggtATATGAATGCAAGTGTCAAAGCCCAAAAAAGTATCCAAGCCAATATTTGGCTTAAATTACTGTGATTAGGCCAATCATGTTATCAAACACATTAATCACTAAAATTATTCATGCCCTTTATAAAGAAGAGCAAAGAAACCTGTATAAAAGAAACTATACAATGAATAAGCTAtactaattatttaattcataatgtttttcatcaggTGTGAAGTGAGCTTTTAAGTCAGattaaatcaaaacatttttgccCATGCACATTATTGGTGATTTTGGCATCAGAAAACGGTAAAATTTGGTGGTAGGTCTTTAATGTTATGACACTGTTTCACAGCAAATGGATCAAATGGAACGACATCTCATTCATCAGATTTGAACTCAATGAAACAGTGGTGGTTTTAATCAAACATGGCAGTCCACAAGCACAGACCAAAGAGTCAGAAAGATCTTGGATGTTTCTGTATGGATGAATGGTCAAAGATGCCTCCCAATATATTCACCAATCTAATAAAGTTTCCAATACTCGAGAAATATCATTACATTTTGTACTTGATTGTGGTGCTGAAAGACCAGTGTTTTAGAAGACTGCCATTAAATTTGAGAGTGTACCTAACTTTTGCTGTTTGAAACTATTATAATGTGTGGGAGGCATGaagaatgctcaaagtgctgaAAACAGGGATGTGAATAATTCTGACACCTATACTCTTAGGAAAAAGACGTATTAATTGTTCATTGTTATTTTCTCTGAGCAATTATATTGGTATAGAAAttgatttctcatttttctaTTATTGAGCATTCAGATATAGTGCATTATATTATTGTATGTAGGAGTCAGAtacatccatattggatgaTACCTTTACCAGTGCAGCACTTTCTATACCAAGTCCCCGCATCATAAATTCCAACAGAATTGGACTTATATTGGAATTTCATTAAGTTGAATTTAATTCAGTGAAATTCAGtcatgttcctgttttttttcttttttcttgccacATATCAGTAGTGTTATGCATTATCAGTACTGAATACCATAAAATGTTGAAGGTACATTTAGGTGGTATTTGATGTATGTAACTTGAACTATTTCAATTGAAACTATCAAATGAGATCATGTTTTGTCTAGTTTGGCTATGCAGTGATACATGATGCTGCAAACGTTAACACAAtaatgattaatattttattaataaagtcatatttctttattcttatattataatattttcattgcttCAAATCATCATTACTTTTCAAATTTCACATCACTAAGATTGCAGGCCAAAATATCTTGCCTGTGAGATTGAAAATGAGTTCTATAGGTACAGATGAGGCAGGGGTGGCTAGGTATTGGGATGCAAGTTTGGCCAAGTAAAGGGATAGTTTCAGGTTTTCTTTCTAGTACTGGAGAGGATGAGACTCCTCACTATTGCATGCTAGACTTAGATAGCGTGGTATCTCCTCTGATGTAGGTAACTGTGTGGTTGCAGTTGGGGCTTGGGAAGCCataaatgcaaagagttttgtTCTCTTCTTTGGCAGTTTCAATGGGATCCTTTCCAGTTGATGGGTCACCGCCTTTAAGAATAAGGAATgttacatacatgcacaggtTACggtcacaaaagaaatgaatgaaagaaaataccaaaccacagcttgtttctACAAAAATAGTCCTAAAAAGCCAAGATCAAAGTTTAAAAACCACAAGACAGCAGAATATGCCAGAAAGGCAgggttaaaaatgtaaaaatttcagATGGGCTTGTAAGACCCAGAATGTCAGACCCAGTGCATACCAAACATCAAGATGCAAGGTTCAGATTCCCCAGATGCCAACAGAAGGTCCATGCCCAATGTCTACTTTCAAATTTTACCCTGCAAATTTTAACTGGCTAATGTTAAGCTACGAAAAGTGTAGACAAGAACTGGCTTATCGAAAAGCTGACAAATTTACTTATTAAAGTTGAATTATGTTATTGGAAATAGGGCTAAGCAGTATGATATTTTTATCATCAGATTCATGATTTTATCCTCTttctaacaagaccaaacaTGAGCATGTTAGGAGGTCTAGCTCAACTATTGAATAGTCCTCCAGAAATGGAAGTTTACTCCTCCTTCTAACAACAGAGGTGATAGTTGTAGACAAATATTGGTTAAATCCAGCCAATAGTAATTGCCAACTTCAGGCAAAACATTTTACCTGTAATAAAATTGTACCATGTTGGTTTCTGCCATGATCCTTGTTGTATTCTATGGCCATGCTGGACCCCTGACCCCCAATAGTTTTGGGGTTCTGTGTTTCTTCAGAAGATAATAAACCTTTCAAGGAGAGAAGATTCCAGGATACCCCAGGTTTgtaatagagtgttacagtgatgatgTCTTTTTGTGGGCCAACTCAGAAATCCCAtcaggattttgttttctgcagaaacGAAGATCTGTGGTTAATGTAAGCCTAAgacagtttcacgttttgttctatGAGATAAATTACATTCGTTAATATCTCAGCCATAAATTCCAAAGCCAtcatgtgctttaaaaaagtaagttgctaacaagttgctacaTTGAAACTAAAATGGTAGTCGTGTATAGGTGGGCTAGTATGGATACTTGGATGGCGGTTGACAAAATGCGACCGTTGTTGTAGGTTCAATGTAGGTATTGTTGAggtattaatgggtgtaatttatcttgtagaacaaaacatgaaactctCTTATGttcaccacagaccttatttttgGCAGAAAACAAAATTCCTGTGGACAAAAACATTGGTCATCTGCCAAGGGAACACATGGGTCCAAAATGCAAActtccgggttttaggactacaatcTGTAACAACTGTTGCTCCAAGGATGCTTCCAttgatgtttgtggaggggagaagggagaaggaCCACATTCTTAGGTCATGTCAAACAGAGAGCAGCCATTTAATCACAATGTGAACAATGAGCAAGACTGCCAGATCAAATTAAATTGTCTGTCTCTCAATGGCAGTAATTAAAACAAGATATCCTACAATAAAAAGTGATTGACGCTCATAGAGTTGGCTCTGAAATTTTTGCCCCCCCTTGATAAAgattaacaaaatgttttacaaaataaacaacacaggaaacaagttgtattttattttttaaaaagagaaaattaaattattttatttgtttgccaaTTGGTCGTTATCAAAATATCCACAAGTTCTGCCCTCCTTAGCAACTGTTGCTAtgtacaaagaaagaaaatggcgtCAGCAGACAGCATCTGCTTGGAAGAATTATTTAAACAATGACAGATAGATTAGGGTGGTACAATTTTTAGTTGTATTTATCTACGAAAAATAGTTTATCAgtcatattttatatgtaaataggaaaaacatcaaactggaaattaaaaatgattaggGTTAATTGGGTTAAGTTTGTAATATGTAGCAGTATTGCTCCTTAGCTACATCTAAGGTATCATTCGATCTTCCATTCAGAAAATGCTGGAAAAGATTATATTCTGTTAGTTACTGAATAGTGGTTGCAATAAGAAGGTTTGAAAAAAGTAGCCCAAGAAGCACACACTAATGTCAGCTATGCTTCTAGAGCTACATTGATCTAATGTTAGTCTAAGTTTCGCTGGGCTATGCCCCATTTACACTGCACTGTTGTGGGAGATTGAACCTACATAGCCTAATCATGTTGTGCAAAACATGGAATTGATTTGATTAAATCATTCGCCTAACTACAGTAAATAGACGAGACATGTTATGTGATGTTATTAATTGGCAGAATATCCTATAGCCCATAGCAAATGTATATGTGACTGTCTATGGCATTGACATTAAGCTGCAAGTGCTTTTCTATGAACGTAAAACATTAGCATTTGTTCCCGCAAATCCCACCTCGGACTCAGGAAAATCTATAACTCATTTGTTACATCAAGGATGGTatggaagaacttgattggcATGCACAGAGCCCTATGCTCATCCCCATCACATacttttgggatcaattggaaagccaactgcaagccaggcctaatcgcccaatcagtgcctaaccacactaatgctcttctgcctgaatggaagcaaatccctgcagcaatgctccaacttctattataaagccttcccagtaGAGTGGTGGTTGTTAAAGCAGCAACGATGGagcaactccatattaatgcccattaTTTTATATGAGATGCTGGATatcagatgtccacatacttttggccatgtagtctATATCCTGTATTGGTTGAATGAATAAGGTCAACaaatacaaagttttttttacccacatcTTGTTTATTGCAATATTCTACCTGGTCAACATGTTTCCACATAACTGGTCAACGTGTTTCACATAAAATTTCAGAGAAATGGGCTTGTAGTGTGATTTAAATTCAAGTCAACTGAAAGGCAAGTCTTGAGAATTCCCTGAGTGAGGAGAGCAAAGGAGTTGCATTCAGTAATCCATGATGCGCCTGATGGACCCGATCCTGGAACTCATGCCGCCCCAGTCACTGTACCTCCGGTACTCTCCGGGCCTCATGTAGTACATCCGACCTCTGTAGTGGGGCTGGTCATAGAACAGCCAGTGGCCTTCCATCACATTACAGGACTGGATGTCGGACATGTGGAAGCGGTCCATGAAGTTGGTGCAGTCGTCCATCAGCTCCATCATCTGGCCCCCAAACTCCATCCTTTCATACATGCGCATTCTGTGGGACCCCCTCAtctattttagaaaataattagTCTATCATTAGTCAACAGTCAGGAATTAgtcaataaatgttttacattgtcATCATCAAGACTGGTGTGTCAAGTAAATAGAATAATAAATTAAGTCAGATGATTACAGATGATTACAGATGATTTTGGGCCTTAAGTTATGTGTTTTATATTGGACAGCTGAAGAGGAATTGAGTTCACACACGTTGTGGTTCTCAGCCTTCTGCCCATGATAAAGAGGATAGATATAATTCTGATCTCCTTCCAAATCAGGTACATGCTGACATGACCAAGGCTGACCACATTTGGCCACAGGGACCACTACTCTTGGGTCATATAATCAGACTTCCATCTCACTGTGAAAGAGGCTACCCAAAGTTTACTataggaggaaggaggaagaccCACAACCAGGCCACAGTTTCAGACACTTACCATGGGGATCATGCGGCAGGAGCGGATACTGTCAGACATGCCCATCCAGCGGTGGTAGTCCGGGTACTCCCCACGACTCAGGAAGTACTGGTGGCCCATGTAGTTGGGACGCTCATACAGCATGAAGCAGCCACTCTCCACCCTGCAGGAGTTGCAGCGGCTGAAGTATGAGCTGAGGTCGGTACAGTCGCTCATACACTCATAGTGGCGACCTCCAAAGTTCCTGTCCTCGTAGAAAATGATCTGCAGTAATGAAGGAAGGTTCAcattgatcaattaaaaaaacaggtaaCGCAAcaatgtttactttttaaaaaattaaattattatttctgataTTTAGAAATACTggtcaaagacaaaaaagtcTCTGTAGATTTTAGTGATGTTTCTTACCTTTCCCATTTTGGCCTGTTTGGTTTTAGCTGGTTCACTCTGACTGTCTTGCCTTTGCACAATTGTTTGAGAACTCTGCCTGTGGTATATATAGTGGATGGGAAGTGCAGACTCTGCAGTGCTTGTCCCGCCTCATTCATATTCAAATTCCACTGGAATTCTTTACCCTTGTGTGTAATCCTAAAAGAGATAATTATCTCTAAAGTTCCCAAAAtaggagaaagagaaatgttCTGGGCTCTCAGTTGATGGAGAAGCTTTGTTGTCCCACTGCTAACACAAAGCCTTTTGTCAGGCTTGCACTTTTTTTCATGCAGACTCACAAGTGCAAGATTCCCAGCCATTGGTTCTACTTGTTCTGGAGTGGAtgtttctgctgtgttttaCTTTTTGGCTCTCTGCCATGTTTGTGGGAGAACATCTAACAATCCTCTGCATCAAttaatttcaaagaaaattcAGTTaaacttttttctattttattttaagtttgaCTAATGTGCCAGtctatctgttttttttaacagaaaaaattaTAATGTTAAAAGACAACATATATATAAGAGGAAAGTGGTACTTGCATAAAAGCAAATAGCCCTGAGCTATTTGTTGGTTATCGCTAGCCTCGTGTGATGCAATGTTTTGTCATACTGTCGTTGGCTATGGGAACTTCTCCCATATCATggtttatgtatttaaattgtCAATCATAATCCTCATCaccctgcaaccctgaccaggaataagcgggttagataatggaaggatggatggatgatcgATGGATTGATGAAGGGATAatcttcatcatcaccatccAGTGCAATTCTAATcctgatattttattaatactaaatttatttaaaatgtttacgcTTATCAGCAATCACAAGTTTTGGTCTATAGATGCAATTCTGCTGTTTTAGTTGTTAATGGTTTTTTAATTGTGTCAATCTAATCCGCAAGAGAAGTGGATGTGGGGTAGAGCTACAATGCAATACGTCCTTAGGACCATTGATAGAGGGGAGTGTGCCCGTAACCTGAGCACAAGCATCTTCAGTATTGGGCCACGCtaaacatttgtcattttgttttcttgttttgaagAAGGCAGCGGATTTAACTGGTTTGCTCTCAGAATAGGATTGTCACAGATGATGTGGGACTGTCTTGAGATAGGCTCACTTTCTTAAACatgctgatttaaaatgtaaagtgtTACCTTTCAATAAACACTGTATAGTGATGTCATCGTCTGTGTGACTCAAATTATGGGAGAGCTTTTGGGAGTGATAGTCTGCTGGGTCACCTACATGTATGACAGGGAGTGTGAACTGTGGTATGtgatataaaaattttaatatgtaatgtcAATtggttgttgtgttgtg contains:
- the LOC135240412 gene encoding gamma-crystallin M2-like; protein product: MGKIIFYEERNFGGRHYECMNDCTDLSSYFSRCNSCRVSSGCFMLYEHSNYMGHQYFLSRGEYPDYHRWMGMSDSIRSCRMIPMMRGSHRMRFYERMEFGGQMMELMDDCPNFMDRFHMSDIQSCNVMEGHWLFYDQPHYRGRMYYMRPGEYRRYGDWGGMSSRIGSVRRIMDY
- the LOC135240411 gene encoding gamma-crystallin M2-like — its product is MGKIIFYEDRNFGGRHYECMSDCTDLSSYFSRCNSCRVESGCFMLYERPNYMGHQYFLSRGEYPDYHRWMGMSDSIRSCRMIPMMRGSHRMRMYERMEFGGQMMELMDDCTNFMDRFHMSDIQSCNVMEGHWLFYDQPHYRGRMYYMRPGEYRRYSDWGGMSSRIGSIRRIMDY